One Rhododendron vialii isolate Sample 1 chromosome 2a, ASM3025357v1 genomic region harbors:
- the LOC131317147 gene encoding leucine-rich repeat receptor-like serine/threonine-protein kinase BAM1, with the protein MRQAPYKSRLASPLGLMARPMHCRFSISIFMAFYIPWFVQSVTLRSDIEALQSLRNGIDPNLIPPSSFLNTWEFEADPCDSTGGIFLGILCTEPQNNISRISIIDLDESGYDGFLSTAIGNLTELTTLQISNNKFRGPIPISLYNLRKLNTLSLSRNFFTGSLPREIQRLKRLESLDLSDNSLSGSIPEIISVLRSLNFLSLSNNQLTGQIPNLSNLWQLNTLDLSSNNLHGTLPHFPLNLRTLILSHNGLSGHISTLGAMTSLKTLDLSGNRFSGSITGEIVMLPNLNRINASLNNFSVVEVTQIPGGESQLQVFDVHGNMLSGSLPVNLVTYGNLREVNLGSNQFSGQIPEEYGGKLGGEWRSLFLDHNYLVGTLPSEFTDGGGAYVRGSVAQNCLTTCPLNVRWCRGGQRSASRCNAQNGNTTAESNF; encoded by the coding sequence ATGCGACAAGCACCATACAAAAGTCGTTTAGCATCCCCTCTTGGTCTAATGGCCAGGCCAATGCATTGCAGATTTTCCATTTCCATATTCATGGCATTTTACATCCCGTGGTTCGTTCAATCGGTGACTCTCCGGTCGGATATAGAAGCTCTCCAAAGTCTGAGAAACGGAATCGATCCAAACTTGATTCCTCCATCTTCATTTCTCAACACTTGGGAGTTTGAAGCAGACCCCTGTGATAGCACTGGGGGGATTTTCCTAGGAATCCTCTGCACGGAGCCTCAAAACAACATCAGCCGCATATcgatcatcgacctcgacgaaAGTGGATACGACGGGTTCTTGAGTACGGCGATCGGAAATCTGACAGAGCTCACCACTCTTCAAATCAGCAACAACAAATTCAGAGGGCCAATACCCATTTCCCTTTACAACCTACGAAAGCTAAACACCCTTTCCCTATCCAGGAATTTCTTCACTGGCTCTCTCCCTCGCGAAATCCAGAGGCTCAAAAGACTCGAGTCCCTCGATTTGTCCGATAACAGTCTCTCCGGATCAATCCCGGAGATAATTTCCGTGTTGCGAAGCTTAAACTTCTTAAGTTTGTCGAACAATCAACTCACGGGACAAATCCCTAACCTATCTAATTTATGGCAGTTGAACACCTTAGATCTAAGCAGTAACAACCTCCATGGGACATTACCACATTTTCCATTAAACCTAAGAACACTGATTCTAAGCCATAATGGACTCTCAGGACATATTTCAACACTAGGGGCCATGACAAGCCTCAAAACACTAGACCTTAGTGGTAACAGGTTTTCAGGGTCGATAACCGGGGAAATCGTCATGTTACCGAATCTGAACCGCATCAATGCCTCGCTCAACAACTTCTCCGTGGTGGAGGTGACACAAATTCCCGGGGGCGAGTCGCAGCTTCAAGTGTTCGACGTGCATGGAAACATGCTGAGCGGAAGTTTGCCAGTGAATTTGGTTACGTACGGGAATTTAAGGGAGGTTAATCTGGGGAGCAACCAGTTCTCGGGGCAGATTCCGGAGGAGTACGGGGGGAAGCTGGGCGGCGAGTGGAGGAGTTTGTTCTTGGATCACAATTACCTGGTGGGGACTCTGCCATCTGAATTTACCGATGGCGGCGGTGCATATGTGAGGGGGAGCGTCGCGCAGAATTGTCTCACTACATGCCCTTTGAACGTTCGGTGGTGCCGCGGAGGGCAGAGGTCGGCTTCGAGATGCAATGCGCAGAATGGGAACACCACAGCTGAGAGCAACTTTTGA